Proteins encoded by one window of Amaranthus tricolor cultivar Red isolate AtriRed21 chromosome 4, ASM2621246v1, whole genome shotgun sequence:
- the LOC130809741 gene encoding tRNA-specific adenosine deaminase TAD3 isoform X1 has translation MVNSCWEIVHIPGKPPLSPTHQPTVNVFASVIDPKLANTLVRKLNKITPLENLRHVKRVRKSCFDGKVQLSVILCLTGDNGVDLGSMPMDLLELTNYYHLSPFVTQVCKYAATTKEEWEEQCKLWPTSFHPPTYNIDGITGFNEEDSKVVFNYMNVVLKLSKSAGSQFVNAAVIVDPSSNLVITSACDEMSSWNMHLDGNEAHLLDSTEGTKFLDVANQSSLNFNLNGSPCDLETSRNRVSCINPWQWSQQHSSSPMSCSWNPLRHAAMVAIEYSASRDRHLYPTVEKADEKCCQFDLDADLVARSPVKRQKKTLSDIKNDDYVPANGFPSESERPYLCTGYDIYLAWEPCAMCAMALVHQRIRRIFYAFPNPCTGALGSVYRLQGEKSLNHHYAVFQVLMHDEALGGVEDARRIDKDDRYNDTR, from the exons ATGGTCAATAGTTGTTGGGAAATTGTCCATATACCGGGAAAACCACCTTTATCACCTACCCATCAACCTACAG TTAACGTCTTTGCATCGGTTATTGATCCAAAACTCGCGAACACTTTAGTGAG GAAATTGAACAAGATTACCCCATTGGAAAATCTTCGACATGTGAAGCGAGTTCGTAAGAGTTGTTTTGATG GGAAAGTCCAATTATCCGTGATCTTGTGTCTAACTGGTGACAATGGCGTTGATCTGGGTAGCATGCCTATGGATTTGTTGGAGCTCACGAATTACTATCATTTGAGTCCCTTTGTAACCCAA GTCTGCAAATATGCTGCGACAACAAAAGAGGAGTGGGAAGAACAATGTAAACTATGGCCAACCTCATTTCATCCACCTACATA CAACATTGATGGCATCACTGGTTTCAATGAGGAAGACTCAAAAGTGGTTTTCAACTACATGAATGTTGTGCTAAAGTTGTCAAAATCTGCCGGTAGTCAG TTTGTTAATGCTGCGGTTATTGTGGATCCATCTTCAAATCTAGTAATTACAAGTGCGTGTGATGAAATGTCTTCATGGAACATGCATCTTGATGGAAATGAAGCGCACTTGCTAGACTCAACGGAAGGCACAAAATTTCTTGATGTTGCCAATCAATCTTCATTGAACTTTAATTTGAATGGTTCACCTTGTGATCTTGAAACATCTCGCAACAGAGTTTCTTGTATAAACCCGTGGCAGTGGTCTCAGCAACATTCGTCATCACCCATGTCTTGTTCTTGGAACCCTCTGCGGCATGCTGCTATGGTTGCCATCGAGTATTCTGCTTCTAGGGATCGACATCTTTACCCTACTGTGGAAAAAGCTGATGAAAAATGTTGTCAATTCGATCTAGATGCAGATTTAGTTGCACGATCACCGGTCAAGCGACAGAAGAAAACTTTAAGTGAT ATAAAAAATGATGATTATGTTCCAGCCAATGGTTTTCCTTCCGAATCAGAAAGACCTTACCTGTGTACTGGTTATGATATTTATCTTGCCTGGGAACCATGTGCAAT GTGTGCCATGGCTCTTGTGCATCAAAGAATCAGGCGTATATTCTATGCTTTTCCGAATCCATGTACGGGTGCTTTGGGCAGTGTATACAGATTACAAGGTGAGAAAAGCTTGAATCATCATTATGCTGTGTTTCAAGTTCTAATGCATGATGAAGCTCTTGGTGGTGTTGAAGACGCAAGAAGAATCGATAAAGACGATCGATATAATGACACACGTTAA
- the LOC130809742 gene encoding ent-kaurenoic acid oxidase 1-like isoform X2 codes for MELGFISKTIINILGVILVIILMVRRINSWVYEYKLGEKRHNLPPGDLGLPYIGNMWSFLRAFKSTNPDSFINTFITRYGKTGIYKAFMFGSPSIIVTSAETCRKVLNDDEKFKPGWPESTAELIGRQSFIAISYEEHKRLRRVTSTPINGHEALSQYVGYIESIVQTSLEKWCKMGDIEFLTHLRKLTFQIIMYIFLSSESEPVMEALEREYSTLNYGVRSMAINLPGFAYHKALKARKRLVAVFQSIIDERRALKRDGVAIEAKKDMMDDLLEVEDEDGRKLTDQEIIDVLVMYLNAGHESSGHTMMWATVLLQQHPEVLHKVKAEQEEIVKNRPANQKGLTLKEVRQMTYLSQVIDETLRWLTFSFVVFREAISDVKINGYTIPKGWKVLVWFRTCHLDPETWPEPMKFNPSRWDDFVPKAGTFLPFGAGSRLCPGNDLAKLEISIFLHYFILNYRLARVNPDCTVQYLPHRRPKDNCLGKVIKI; via the exons ATGGAGTTGGGTTTTATTTCCAAGACAATAATTAACATTTTAGGGGTGAttttagttataattttaatggTGAGAAGAATTAATAGTTGGGTGTATGAATATAAACTTGGTGAAAAAAGACATAATTTACCACCAGGTGATTTGGGTTTGCCTTATATTGGTAATATGTGGTCCTTCCTTAGAGCTTTCAAGTCTACTAATCCTGATTCCTTCATCAACACTTTCATCACCAg ATACGGAAAGACAGGAATTTACAAAGCCTTCATGTTTGGGAGTCCAAGTATAATAGTTACCTCAGCTGAAACATGTAGAAAAGtgttaaatgatgatgaaaaattcAAACCTGGTTGGCCTGAGTCAACTGCAGAGTTGATCGGACGACAATCATTCATCGCCATTTCGTACGAAGAACATAAACGTTTAAGGAGGGTGACATCTACTCCTATTAATGGACATGAAGCTCTATCTCAATATGTTGGTTACATTGAAAGCATTGTGCAAACTAGTCTTGAAAAATGGTGTAAAATGGGTGATATTGAGTTTTTAACTCATCTTAGAAAGCTAACTTTCCAGATTATCATGTATATCTTTCTAAGTTCGGAGAGTGAACCTGTAATGGAGGCTCTTGAAAGAGAGTATTCAACACTTAACTATGGTGTTAGATCTATGGCAATCAATCTACCAGGATTTGCTTATCATAAAGCACTTAAG GCTAGAAAGAGACTTGTGGCGGTTTTTCAATCGATAATAGATGAACGAAGGGCGTTAAAAAGAGACGGAGTTGCTATCGAGGCCAAGAAAGATATGATGGATGATTTGCTGGAAGTTGAAGATGAGGATGGAAGAAAATTAACTGACCAGGAAATCATTGATGTATTAGTGATGTACTTGAATGCCGGACATGAATCGTCTGGTCACACCATGATGTGGGCTACTGTCTTGCTGCAGCAACATCCTGAAGTTCTGCACAAAGTCAAG GCTGAGCAAGAAGAGATAGTGAAAAATAGGCCAGCTAATCAGAAAGGACTGACACTGAAAGAAGTCAGACAAATGACCTATCTTTCTCAG GTTATTGATGAAACGCTGCGATGGCTAACATTCTCGTTTGTAGTCTTTCGAGAGGCGATATCAGATGTGAAAATAAACG GATATACAATTCCTAAAGGATGGAAAGTTTTGGTGTGGTTTAGAACTTGTCATTTGGATCCAGAAACTTGGCCTGAACCTATGAAGTTCAATCCTTCTAGATGGGAT GATTTTGTCCCTAAAGCTGGAACGTTTTTACCCTTTGGCGCGGGAAGCAGATTATGCCCGGGAAATGATCTTGCAAAGTTAGAAATTTCGATCTTCCTTCACTATTTTATCCTTAATTACAG GCTAGCAAGGGTAAATCCTGATTGCACAGTGCAGTACTTACCGCACAGAAGGCCTAAAGATAACTGCCTGGGAAAAGTCATAAAAATATGA
- the LOC130809741 gene encoding tRNA-specific adenosine deaminase TAD3 isoform X2, with amino-acid sequence MVNSCWEIVHIPGKPPLSPTHQPTGKVQLSVILCLTGDNGVDLGSMPMDLLELTNYYHLSPFVTQVCKYAATTKEEWEEQCKLWPTSFHPPTYNIDGITGFNEEDSKVVFNYMNVVLKLSKSAGSQFVNAAVIVDPSSNLVITSACDEMSSWNMHLDGNEAHLLDSTEGTKFLDVANQSSLNFNLNGSPCDLETSRNRVSCINPWQWSQQHSSSPMSCSWNPLRHAAMVAIEYSASRDRHLYPTVEKADEKCCQFDLDADLVARSPVKRQKKTLSDIKNDDYVPANGFPSESERPYLCTGYDIYLAWEPCAMCAMALVHQRIRRIFYAFPNPCTGALGSVYRLQGEKSLNHHYAVFQVLMHDEALGGVEDARRIDKDDRYNDTR; translated from the exons ATGGTCAATAGTTGTTGGGAAATTGTCCATATACCGGGAAAACCACCTTTATCACCTACCCATCAACCTACAG GGAAAGTCCAATTATCCGTGATCTTGTGTCTAACTGGTGACAATGGCGTTGATCTGGGTAGCATGCCTATGGATTTGTTGGAGCTCACGAATTACTATCATTTGAGTCCCTTTGTAACCCAA GTCTGCAAATATGCTGCGACAACAAAAGAGGAGTGGGAAGAACAATGTAAACTATGGCCAACCTCATTTCATCCACCTACATA CAACATTGATGGCATCACTGGTTTCAATGAGGAAGACTCAAAAGTGGTTTTCAACTACATGAATGTTGTGCTAAAGTTGTCAAAATCTGCCGGTAGTCAG TTTGTTAATGCTGCGGTTATTGTGGATCCATCTTCAAATCTAGTAATTACAAGTGCGTGTGATGAAATGTCTTCATGGAACATGCATCTTGATGGAAATGAAGCGCACTTGCTAGACTCAACGGAAGGCACAAAATTTCTTGATGTTGCCAATCAATCTTCATTGAACTTTAATTTGAATGGTTCACCTTGTGATCTTGAAACATCTCGCAACAGAGTTTCTTGTATAAACCCGTGGCAGTGGTCTCAGCAACATTCGTCATCACCCATGTCTTGTTCTTGGAACCCTCTGCGGCATGCTGCTATGGTTGCCATCGAGTATTCTGCTTCTAGGGATCGACATCTTTACCCTACTGTGGAAAAAGCTGATGAAAAATGTTGTCAATTCGATCTAGATGCAGATTTAGTTGCACGATCACCGGTCAAGCGACAGAAGAAAACTTTAAGTGAT ATAAAAAATGATGATTATGTTCCAGCCAATGGTTTTCCTTCCGAATCAGAAAGACCTTACCTGTGTACTGGTTATGATATTTATCTTGCCTGGGAACCATGTGCAAT GTGTGCCATGGCTCTTGTGCATCAAAGAATCAGGCGTATATTCTATGCTTTTCCGAATCCATGTACGGGTGCTTTGGGCAGTGTATACAGATTACAAGGTGAGAAAAGCTTGAATCATCATTATGCTGTGTTTCAAGTTCTAATGCATGATGAAGCTCTTGGTGGTGTTGAAGACGCAAGAAGAATCGATAAAGACGATCGATATAATGACACACGTTAA